The genomic stretch AACACCTATTTGATGTACGGCTTCTTCAACACCGTTCCGATGTCGCTGGATGAATCGGCGCGCATCGATGGGGCCAGCCACGTGCAGGTGTTCTTCCGCATCATCATGCCGCTGGTCACCCCGATCCTCGCGGTGGTGGGACTGCTGGTCTTCATCGGTATCTCCTCCGAGTTTGTGATCGCCTCGGTGGTACTTACCGACCCCGAATCCCAGACCCTGGCCGTGGGCCTCTACTCCTATGTTGCTCAACAGCGCAGCGAAAACTGGGGAGTCTTTGCCGCCGGTGCCGTGCTGGCAGCGGTGCCGGTGATGGCCCTGTTCCTCTTCCTGCAGCGCTACATCACCTCCGGCCTGACCGCCGGTGGAGTCAAGGGATAACACCGATGGACACCGCAATGCACAGCATCGATTCCTTGGTTGGACTCCAGCCGCACCACGACGGATCTCCCGTTTATGTTGCAGGGGGCTCGGCGCCGGTGCTGGGTGAGGAACTTCGCCTGCGGTTGCGGGTGCCGGTCGGAATTCTTGAACCCGAGGCCATCTGGCTGCGGAGCCTGGAAGATGGTGAACCGCAATTCACCGAGGCCAACCGCATGGCGGGAGACGGCTCCCAGCTGTTTTTTGAAGCCCCGCTGCGGATGGTGAACCCGGTGCAGCGCTACCGCTGGTTGGTGAGCTATCGCGCCGCGGAGGGAGCAGTCCATTACCGGTGGTTGAATGCCGCCGGCTGGCACACCCGCGATGTCCCCGACATCCAAGACTTCAGAATTCACGGCGATTTCGCGACTCCGCACTGGGTTAAGGAATCGATCATGTACCAGGTATTTCCCGACAGATTCGCGAACTCCGGCAGCGAAAAACCCACGGCCGAGTGGATGATTTCCTGCGCCTGGGATACCCCGGTGCAGGGTCGTGGGGAGCAGACCAGCAGGCAGTTCTACGGCGGGGATCTTGCCGGCATCGAGTCCAGGCTGGAGCATCTGCTGGATCTCGGGGCGACCGTCCTGTACCTGACCCCCGTTTTCCCGGCCGCCTCCAACCACCGCTATGACGCGTCGTCCTTTGACGAGGTAGATCCGCTGCTCGGCGGGGATGCCGCCCTGATCTCACTCATCGCCGCGGCGCATGCCCGCGGATTGCGGGTGGTGGGTGATCTAACCAGCAATCACACCGGTGCCGGGCACCAGTGGTTCACCGCCGCCTATAACCGTCCAAGCGCGCCCACGGGGGAGTACTACTACTTTAATGCGGACAATAGTCAGTACGAGGCGTGGCTGGGTGTGCCTTCGCTGCCCAAACTGAACTGGAACTCCGCTGCCCTTCGCGAGCGCTTTATTCTGGACGAGGACGCGGTGGCAGTGCGCTGGCTCAAGGAACCGTTTAATCTAGATGGCTGGCGGATCGACGTGGGCAATATGACCGGGCGGCACGGTGCCGACGAACTGAACCACGAGGTCGCCAGAATGCTGCGGCGGCGCATTGAGCAGGTGCGCCCCGGGGCCATGCTCTTGGCCGAATCAACCTCCGATGCTTCGAACGATGTTCCGGGGGACGGCTGGCAGGGGGTGGTCAGCTACAGCAACTTCACCCGACCGCTCTGGCAGTGGTTGGCCAAGGACCCGGACCCCGAGGCCTTCGGCTGGTTCTTTGGTTTGCCGCAGGCCGGACCGGTGCGCCTCGACGCGGGCGACTTTATCGCTACCCACCGGGAAATGTCGGCCGGCTACAGCTGGGAGGTGCGGCTGGCCAACGCCAACGCACTGGATACGCATGACACGGCCCGGGCGGCCAGCCATATGATCGCCGGGGGTCAGGAGATCGCGGCCTGCGCGCAATTTAGCTTCCCCGGCATCCCGTTGGTCTTTGCCGGCGACGAATTTGGACTGCACGGTTATAACGGTGAGGATTCGCGCACGCCCATGCCCTGGGATCACCCCGAAAAGTGGGGAAGTGACCTTCGTCCGCTGTATGCCCAATTGGCCGAGCTGCGCAAGGCGCACCGTGCGCTGGTGGATGGCTCGCTGCGTTTCATCCACGCGGAAAAGGATCTGTTGGTCTATATTCGTGAGCATGAGAGCGGTTCGGTGCTGTGCCTGCTATCTCGCGCCGATGCCCCCGAAATAATCCTCGATTTCGGCGTGGGGCTCAAGCCGGATCCCGAGGCAGTGCTTTTGAGTGTGGGTGATGCGCCGGAGCTGGGGATTGATCCGGCTGGCGCGCTCACCGTAAAAACCTCGGGTCCCGGGGCCATCTTCCTCCGGACGCCGGCGGCGCTGGGGTGGGGCTAAATCTGCCGAGCCGACGACCTGGTTCGCAGCAGGCTACGTTCGGTGGTGGAGGTCCCCGCCGAGAAGACAATGATGGCGACAAAGATGGGTAGGAAGCCACCGAACCCGTCGGACTCAGGGAGTCTGAAATGAAGCAAGGCAAAAATACCTGCGGCCAAAACCAGCCAGAGCGCTCCGGCTACAACGCGGATCCGCAATGAAACACCGCTCCACATGGGCACTGTCCCCTCGGGATGTTCTCCAGAAAGTCCAAACCACTTCAACATCGTCCGATGCCTCCTTCGCATTGTTTTGTCTTCAGCCTAGGCGACCCCGGACGGCAAAATGCGGAAAATGACGATGGAATGGATATATAGGGTCAAAGTCTAGCCAAAGGTATATATCAAGACGCAGAAAACGGTGATCTACAAGGCCCGCAAGGTCCCATTGGCCGGCTCTGAGTAAGACTATTCCTTAGTTTGAAGGCTCATCGTCACCGAGAACCAACCGGGCCTCGTCGCGACGGTGACGCAGCACCGCCTCCACATAGGAAGCCACGGCCTCTTCCATCGGGACGTTGGATCCACGTGCCTCGGAGATGTACCAGCGGTGTTCGAGCACCTCATGGACGATCTGCGCAGGTTCCAGCTTGCCGTGGAACTCGCGGGGGATGGCCCCGGTGATTCGGTCAAAGACATCGATGACCCAGCGTGCCGCGGCCATCTCCTCATCTGCCTCGGGGTGCTTCTTGGCACGGAAGGCATCAAGGTCGTTGAGGAGCCTGCGCGCCTGGCCCTCTTCAACGTCCAGTCCTGTCAGCCGCAGGAGCCGGCGAGTATGGTGCCCGGCGTCAACCACCTTGGGCTGGATGAGCAGTTGGCCGCCATCGGGGGAGGTCTTGAGGCTGATTTCTTCCACGTCGAAACCCAGCTCGTTGAGTCGACGGATGCGCTCGTCCACGCGCCAGCGTTCGGAGAGATCGAAGGACTCCTTGTCGTTCAGCTCGGCCCAAAGCCCCCGGTAGGAATGCAGGATGTCCTCGCTGGTGGCCACCGGATCAACGGTGTCCTCAATGAGGCCAGCTTCCATCAGATCCATCAGCTCACCGGCGATGTTCACCCGTGCGATTTCCAGATCGTATTCGCGCTGACCGGAGGATAACTCCGGGTAGAGCTCACCGGTCTCCGCATCCACCAGATAGGCGGCGAAAGCTTCGGCATCGCGCCGGAACAGCGTATTGGACAGCGATACGTCTCCCCAATAGAAACCAATCAGGTGCAGGCGCACCAAGAGCAGTGCCTGTGCATCAATGAGTCGAGTCAGGGTATCGCGGCGCAGTTTCTGGGAGAACAGGGCGCGGTAGGGCAGCGAGTATTTTAGGTGCCGAGTGACAAGCACAGGATCCAAGTCGTTGCCCTCGTTGTCCTTGCGCCCGGTGATCACCGCGACGGGCTCCACGCAGGGGGCTGCCAGTCGGCGCAGCTTACGCAGCATGTGATACTCGTGTCGGGCCACGTGCTCGCCCGTCTCTTTGATGGCGATCACTGCCTCGCCCATCATGGCGAAACGCACCACGTGCCGGGAGATGCCACGGGGTAAGGGAGCGAGCTTGTCACTTGGCCATTGCTCCAAGGGGATCTGCCAGGGCAGCTCGAGTAATCCGGGGTCGGCCGTGGCAGCAGTGATGGACAACGACCCCGCGATGCTCGGGGCGGTGGCAGGTGAATTTTCCCGCGGCAACTTCCCGGATTGGGAATGGTTGGTGGGTTCGTCGTGCCAGTTGGCGGTGTGTCGGATCATGGGCGTGGCTGCCGTCTCTTGGAGCGGAAAAACGGGGGGATGTACAAAGGCGGCCGCATCCAGCAGGGGCTGGGTACGGCCGCCTTCGGCAGTATACGTGCGGTTACACGATGGCTGGAAAAGGTCTTAGACCTCGCTGGCCGCCGATGCGTGGGCTCCGCTGCGCGCCGGCTCGGCCAAGCGCTCGCCGGATGCGGTATCGAAGAGGTGCACGTGTCCAACCTTCGGAGCTACGTGAATGGTGTCGCCCTTGAACGGGGGCTTGCGACCATCAACGCGGACAACCATCTGGTATTCGGTGCCGCCCACGGTGGTGTGGCCGTAAACGTAGGCATCCGCGCCGAGTTCTTCAACCACGTCGACCTCCACGGCCAGGCCCTCGCTGGCGTTGACCAGATCGAGGTCCTCGGGACGAACGCCCAACGTGACGGTGTTGCCCGTTGCTGCTTCGAGGGTAGCCGAGGCGACGGGATAGGTAGTGCCGCCGAAAGCGACTCCACTATCTGCCACCGGCAGTTCGAGCAGGTTCATGGCGGGGGAGCCGATGAAGCCTGCAACAAAGACATTCTGCGGGGTGTCATAGAGTTCGCGCGGGGTGCCGACCTGCTGCAGCAGCCCGTCCTTGAGCACGGCCACACGGTCACCCATGGTCAATGCCTCGACCTGGTCGTGGGTCACGTAGACCGTGGTGACGCCCAAACGGCGGGTCAGTGAGGCGATCTGCGTACGAGTCTGCACACGCAGCTTGGCATCGAGGTTCGACAGCGGCTCATCCATGAGGAAGACCTGCGGGCTACGGACGATGGCGCGGCCCATGGCCACACGCTGACGCTGGCCGCCGGAGAGTGCCTTCGGCTTGCGGTCCAGGTAATCTTCGAGGTCCAGAAGCTTTGCTGCTTCCTGGACGCGACGGGCACGTTCTTCCTTGTCGATACCGGCGATCTTCAGGGCGAAGCCCATGTTGTCTGCCACGGACATGTGCGGGTACAGCGCATAGTTCTGGAAAACCATCGCGATGTCGCGGTCCTTGGGCGGGACGTTGGTGACGTCGCGGTCACCGATGAGGATACGACCGGAGTTGACGTCCTCGAGGCCGGCGAGCATGCGCAGCGTCGTGGACTTTCCGCAGCCCGAAGGGCCAACAAGAACCAGGAATTCGCCATCGGCGATTTCGAGGGAAATCTTATCTACCGAGGGCTTGGTGGCTCCGGGGTAAATGCGGGTGGCTTGGTCAAAAGTTACTGATGCCATGGGGTAGCAAACCTTTCACGGGCAGGTACGTGCCCGACGATCCGTAGTGAATGGAATCACAAGCTTCTCATATCTAGGATCATTTCCAAAAGGGCTGGCAATTCTCCTGGCCCATTAAGACGGAATTGTGCCTTCGATTTACCAGAGCCAATCTTTACCCCAATATCTCCGGGGCGCAAAGCGGCAAAGGCATCTTCGTCGGTGACATCGTCACCGGCGAAGATGACGGTGGAAGCATCTGCCACCTCGCGCAGCCAATTCAGTCCGTCACCCTTGGTTCCGGCCAGCACGCTGGCCTCCAGAACGGCCTTGCCGTCCAGTGCCTGAAGGTTATTGATGCCCTCGAGCCGCTCGTGGGCCGCGCGCAAGGCGGCGCTAGCAACCGCCGGTGTCGACTGTCGGACGTGCAGAACTATCGACGCTGGCTTGTATTCAAGCGTGGTTTTCGGATGTGCGGCACTGATATCCGTCAAGATGCTTGTAGCTTGCGCGAGGGCGCTTTCCTGCGCGGCGCTGAGGTCGATGTTCTCATCTTCGGCGCCGAACTCCTCCGGAGCCCAGCGCTCGGTGCCGTGACTGCCGACCAACAAGGTGGCCTCCGGCGGATTACCCACCGCGCGCAGGGACGCCAGATCACGTCCGGAGATCAACGCGGTGATGGTGTTCTCTAGTTTGGACAATTCCGCCAGTGCCTCGGCCGCCGCTGGCAACGGGCGCGCATCTTCGGGACGGTCAACCAGCGGAGCTAAAGTTCCGTCAAAATCCAAGGCGACCAGCAAGATCTGAGTATTTGCCAATGATTCGATGGCATCGGCGAGATCGGGAGAGATGGGACCCATGATTAGTCAGCCGGTCCTTTCGTACAGGGAAATGGGGGAAGAGCTCATAAAGTCGAGCCGTTGTGAGGGCCGGGCGGTCCAGCGCCCCGAGAAGAAAAAATGCGCGGGTGCCGAGGTACGTTCATGTACCTCGGCACCCGCGCCAGATTAACACCAGCCTAGACCAGTGTGTCCACCGGTAGCGGCGCACCCAGTGAGATGAGGAACTCCTTGGACCAATTGCTGACGTTGTGTTCGCGTAGGTGACGTCGCATGCGTCGCATACGGCGGGCCGATTCCTGGGGGTCCATGCGCAGTGCGCGCAGGATGCCCGACTTCATGCCGTCGATGTCGTGCGGGTTCACCAAGACGGACTGGGTGAGCTGGTCGGCGGCGCCGGTGAACTCGGAAAGTACCAGCATGCCGGTGTTATCGGTATGGGCGGCGACAAATTCCTTGGCCACCAGGTTCATCCCGTCGCGCAGCGACGTCACCAGCATGAGGTCGGCGGCGAGGTAGAGCGCAATCATTTCCCGCAGGGGATAGGAATGGTGGAGATAGCGAATGGCCGTGTGTTCCATGGTGTCGTGTTCACCATTGAGGTTGCCGACCATCAGCTCGACCTGATCCTTGAGCTGCTGGTAGCGTTCGACATTTTCGCGGCTGGGACTGGCTACCTGAACCATGCAGGCCTCGCCGACCTGGATCTCCCCGTCGGCCAGTAGCTCGCCGTAGGCCTTGAGCCGGTGGCGAATGCCCTTGGTGTAATCGAGGCGATCCACGCCAAGCAGGACGGTCTTGGGGTTGCCGAGTTCCTGACGGATTTGCTTGGCTCGAGCAATAATCTCCGGGTCGTGGGCCAGCTCGGCGACCTGCTGGGTATCGATGGAGATGGGATGCGCCTCGGCGCGGCAGATATTGCTGGTGGTCTCGCCGGCCTCGGTGGCTGCCGGTGGGATGGCCATCGAGCCCTTGACCGTTCGGTCGGTGAAGCGCCGCATGCAGCGCAGGAAGTTGCTGGCGTCGGTGGTGCGCTGGAAGCCCACCACATCGGCGCCGGCCAGACCCTCGAGGATCTGTTTGCGCCACGGTAGCTGGGAGAAGATGCCGGGGGAGGGGAACGGAATGTGGTTGAAGAACCCAATGCGCAAGTCTGGGCGGGTTTCACGCAGGAATTTGGGCACCAACTGCAATTGGTAGTCCTGCACCCACACCGTCGCACCGTGTGCGGCGACCTTTGCGGTGGCATCGGCGAAACGCTTATTAACCTTCTTGTAGCTGTCCCACCAGGTGCGGTGGAATTCTGGAGGCACGATCACATCGTGGTACAGCGGCCAAAGCGTCGAGTTGGAAAAGCCCTCGTAGTACAGCTCAAGGTCTTCTTCGTCCAGGGGAACCGGGATGAGATGGATTCCTTCATTCTCGAAGGGCTCGAGCTCCTCACCAGCGCCGCCGTGCCAGCCGATCCAGGCTCCGTCGGACTCCTGCATGACCGGTGCGATGGCTGTCACCAGGCCGCCGGGGGCTCGGCGCCACGAGAGCTCGCCATTCTCACCCTGTACTCGATCGACGGGAAGCCTATTGGCCACCACGATGAAGTCGTAACTCGGTGCTTCGCTACCGGTTTCGCTATTGTTTTGCTGTTCGGCGTTCATGTTGACCTTCCATTCCTGCGCTCAAGATTTATCTCGAGCTTAGGCCAAGAGGGTGATGTAGGCGACATGAAGGCGCTAAGCTACGCGTATTCCGTGCCCTAAACTGGAGTGGTCGGGGGAGTTTCACACCAATCTAAAAGGACGTTTTGACCTATGGCAACCAATAGCCAGCGGCCGAGCAAGGCCGAACGGACAGCGAGTGCGCGCGAGCAGGCGCAGAGCATGCGTATTGCTCAAGAAGCAGCTGACAAACGAAAGTCATTGTTTATCAAGCTGGGTGTCCTGGTGGCAGTGCTTGCCGTTGTTGGATTGATCGTGGCACTGGTGCTGCAGAACAATTCGGGCAAGGTCGCCGATTCTGGCGCGGTGCCCAAGGGCGGAAACGAAGCCGGCGGTATCACGCTCACCTCCGATAAGACACTTGCTGATACCTCCGGGCTCAGTGTTGACATCAATAACGTGGGAACCAGGGACGCGAGCCAGACTGCTCCCACGCCCCGGGATGCCAAGGTTGCTCCCAAGGGCGAACCGGTTAACCTGTTGATCTATGTGGACGTGAACTGTGTTCACTGCGCCGAATTTGAGGGCGCGTATGCCGACCAGATCAGCACCTGGCTGGCTGCCGGCGACGTGCAGGTCGAATACCGCAATATTGCCATTCTTGATGGTGCTTCCCCGACGAACTACTCCTCACGCGGCGCCAACGCCCTTGCATGCGTAGCCGATGCCGCTCCGGCCTCCTACTTGCCGTTCGCCAAGGCAGTTTTCGCTCACTACCCGGAGGGCGAAATGAAGAACAGCGAGTTGGCGGCGATGGCTAAGGACAACGGCGCCGATGTTGCTGATTGCATTGACAAGGGAACGTTCCGCTCCTTTGCTCAGTTCACCCACGCCGCATCCGGTGTTGATGTTATTGGTGGAACCCCCAGCGTCTTTATCCAGGGCAAGTACTACGATGCAAACACCGAGCCCGACTTCGTCGGCGTTGTGAACGCTGCGATCGCTGCCAATAAGTAGCATTGAGGACAATCGTCGCTGATCGATCGGTCGCGGCACCCCGATCCATCTTGGGTATGGGGGCACCGCGACCGAGCGGCCAAGCATCCTCCACGTGTCTTCGGCGTCCCGGTTTCATCCTGTGAGGGATTGTCGGCTACGCTAGTTCCTGCACTTGTGTCGTGAATGATCGATGCAATGCAGTTTGCCTCCTTAGCTCAGTTGGCCAGAGCATCGCTCTTGTAAAGCGAGGGTCGCCGGTTCGAATCCGGCAGGAGGCTCCACGAGCAAGGCCCTGATTCCCGATAAATAAGGGAATCGGGGCCTTTGCTGCGTCTGGATGCGGTCGCTCATATCTCGTGGTGAACCAAACCCCAGCATCACGGCGGGTACACCTCACTGGCCTGGTGACGTGGCGGCTTCAACGTCAAACACCGTATGTCTAACCGGGAATATCTCACCGCTAACGCGGCTTGCCACAGGTATGACAAGCGAGAACGAAACAGTCCAAGAAGCCCAACGAACAGCGCTCGTCGTCGGTGCCACGGGCATCGCGGGGTCCGCCTTGGTAGATACCCTCACGAACGTAGGTTGGAAGGTACTTGCTCTTTCCCGCAGGCCCGGTCCCGAACGCGACGGGGTGCGTTGGCTATCGGCGGATCTGAC from Paeniglutamicibacter sp. Y32M11 encodes the following:
- a CDS encoding glycoside hydrolase family 13 protein, whose product is MDTAMHSIDSLVGLQPHHDGSPVYVAGGSAPVLGEELRLRLRVPVGILEPEAIWLRSLEDGEPQFTEANRMAGDGSQLFFEAPLRMVNPVQRYRWLVSYRAAEGAVHYRWLNAAGWHTRDVPDIQDFRIHGDFATPHWVKESIMYQVFPDRFANSGSEKPTAEWMISCAWDTPVQGRGEQTSRQFYGGDLAGIESRLEHLLDLGATVLYLTPVFPAASNHRYDASSFDEVDPLLGGDAALISLIAAAHARGLRVVGDLTSNHTGAGHQWFTAAYNRPSAPTGEYYYFNADNSQYEAWLGVPSLPKLNWNSAALRERFILDEDAVAVRWLKEPFNLDGWRIDVGNMTGRHGADELNHEVARMLRRRIEQVRPGAMLLAESTSDASNDVPGDGWQGVVSYSNFTRPLWQWLAKDPDPEAFGWFFGLPQAGPVRLDAGDFIATHREMSAGYSWEVRLANANALDTHDTARAASHMIAGGQEIAACAQFSFPGIPLVFAGDEFGLHGYNGEDSRTPMPWDHPEKWGSDLRPLYAQLAELRKAHRALVDGSLRFIHAEKDLLVYIREHESGSVLCLLSRADAPEIILDFGVGLKPDPEAVLLSVGDAPELGIDPAGALTVKTSGPGAIFLRTPAALGWG
- a CDS encoding thioredoxin domain-containing protein, translated to MATNSQRPSKAERTASAREQAQSMRIAQEAADKRKSLFIKLGVLVAVLAVVGLIVALVLQNNSGKVADSGAVPKGGNEAGGITLTSDKTLADTSGLSVDINNVGTRDASQTAPTPRDAKVAPKGEPVNLLIYVDVNCVHCAEFEGAYADQISTWLAAGDVQVEYRNIAILDGASPTNYSSRGANALACVADAAPASYLPFAKAVFAHYPEGEMKNSELAAMAKDNGADVADCIDKGTFRSFAQFTHAASGVDVIGGTPSVFIQGKYYDANTEPDFVGVVNAAIAANK
- a CDS encoding ABC transporter ATP-binding protein; this encodes MASVTFDQATRIYPGATKPSVDKISLEIADGEFLVLVGPSGCGKSTTLRMLAGLEDVNSGRILIGDRDVTNVPPKDRDIAMVFQNYALYPHMSVADNMGFALKIAGIDKEERARRVQEAAKLLDLEDYLDRKPKALSGGQRQRVAMGRAIVRSPQVFLMDEPLSNLDAKLRVQTRTQIASLTRRLGVTTVYVTHDQVEALTMGDRVAVLKDGLLQQVGTPRELYDTPQNVFVAGFIGSPAMNLLELPVADSGVAFGGTTYPVASATLEAATGNTVTLGVRPEDLDLVNASEGLAVEVDVVEELGADAYVYGHTTVGGTEYQMVVRVDGRKPPFKGDTIHVAPKVGHVHLFDTASGERLAEPARSGAHASAASEV
- a CDS encoding DUF4032 domain-containing protein, which encodes MIRHTANWHDEPTNHSQSGKLPRENSPATAPSIAGSLSITAATADPGLLELPWQIPLEQWPSDKLAPLPRGISRHVVRFAMMGEAVIAIKETGEHVARHEYHMLRKLRRLAAPCVEPVAVITGRKDNEGNDLDPVLVTRHLKYSLPYRALFSQKLRRDTLTRLIDAQALLLVRLHLIGFYWGDVSLSNTLFRRDAEAFAAYLVDAETGELYPELSSGQREYDLEIARVNIAGELMDLMEAGLIEDTVDPVATSEDILHSYRGLWAELNDKESFDLSERWRVDERIRRLNELGFDVEEISLKTSPDGGQLLIQPKVVDAGHHTRRLLRLTGLDVEEGQARRLLNDLDAFRAKKHPEADEEMAAARWVIDVFDRITGAIPREFHGKLEPAQIVHEVLEHRWYISEARGSNVPMEEAVASYVEAVLRHRRDEARLVLGDDEPSN
- a CDS encoding trehalose-6-phosphate synthase — translated: MNAEQQNNSETGSEAPSYDFIVVANRLPVDRVQGENGELSWRRAPGGLVTAIAPVMQESDGAWIGWHGGAGEELEPFENEGIHLIPVPLDEEDLELYYEGFSNSTLWPLYHDVIVPPEFHRTWWDSYKKVNKRFADATAKVAAHGATVWVQDYQLQLVPKFLRETRPDLRIGFFNHIPFPSPGIFSQLPWRKQILEGLAGADVVGFQRTTDASNFLRCMRRFTDRTVKGSMAIPPAATEAGETTSNICRAEAHPISIDTQQVAELAHDPEIIARAKQIRQELGNPKTVLLGVDRLDYTKGIRHRLKAYGELLADGEIQVGEACMVQVASPSRENVERYQQLKDQVELMVGNLNGEHDTMEHTAIRYLHHSYPLREMIALYLAADLMLVTSLRDGMNLVAKEFVAAHTDNTGMLVLSEFTGAADQLTQSVLVNPHDIDGMKSGILRALRMDPQESARRMRRMRRHLREHNVSNWSKEFLISLGAPLPVDTLV
- the otsB gene encoding trehalose-phosphatase — translated: MGPISPDLADAIESLANTQILLVALDFDGTLAPLVDRPEDARPLPAAAEALAELSKLENTITALISGRDLASLRAVGNPPEATLLVGSHGTERWAPEEFGAEDENIDLSAAQESALAQATSILTDISAAHPKTTLEYKPASIVLHVRQSTPAVASAALRAAHERLEGINNLQALDGKAVLEASVLAGTKGDGLNWLREVADASTVIFAGDDVTDEDAFAALRPGDIGVKIGSGKSKAQFRLNGPGELPALLEMILDMRSL